The genomic stretch TGTTAAAGCTGGTGACCTTGGTGGTTATGTAGAAAAAGAAGACAATCTTTCTCACTATGGCGATTGTTGGGTTGGGGGTTATGCTAAGGTGTATGACAATGCTTGGATGCATGGTGATGCTTTGGTTTCCGGCTGTGCCTGAGGTGTATGATAATGCCCGTGTTTACGGTGATGCTTTGATTTCCGGCAATGCAGATGTTTTCGGTAATGCACAGGTTCATGGTGATGCGCAGGTTTATGGTAATGCCTTGGTTTATGGTTACGCACATATTTACGACAATGCGCGGGTTCATGGTAAAGCACACGTTTGCTGCTGTGGAGAGGTTTGTGGTGAAGCAGAAGTTGCTGGCGATGCTTTGGTTGTTGGCGATCAAAAAATCCGTTCCGGTAAGCATTTTGGCGATGACGCAGAGATTGACACGAGTGCTTCCACTCAACGTGATGCCCAACAGATAGGGCAATAAATGTCATGAGCTTTCATTCACAAACCATTCTTTGTCTTGATCTAGGTACGAAAACAGGTTGGGCAATTTCTTCTGAAGATGGCACGATAGCCAGTGGAACAATCCATTTTCCCACACGTCGATTTGAAGGCGGTGGGATGCGGTATTTAAGATTTAAGCGATGGCTTACAGAAACCAAGGCGATACTAGGGCACATTGACGCCGTGTATTTTGAAGAAGTGCGCTGTCACATTGGTACAGATGCAGCTCATGTGTATGGGGGCTTGTTAGCAACCTTAACCACTTGGTGTGAATGCTATCAGACTCCTTATGACGATCCCTATTGCTACGATTAAGAAAGCAATGACAGGCAGAGGCAATGTCCCCAAAACAGAAATGATTAAGGCTGTGCGTGCAAAAGGACATGAGCCTGAAGATGATAATGAAGTAGATGCTTTAGCAATTTTATATTTAATGCATGTGGCGTATAGTGGTCTTGTCGGGTGTGGTTATGCTATACAAAACCCTCGTGGGAAAAGCATAACGACGGACTACATGCCGTGTTTCTTAACACCTGGCGCTCTTTTTGAGTGTCATTAAGAAACTTAATTACATGTAGGTGAAAAAATATGAACACTCTCATAACAATATCAGAACAAGTGATTGATCAGGAAACTGTTCAAACAGTCAATGCACGTGAATTGCACGCTTTTTTGGAAGTTACATCAAAGTTTGCAGACTGGATTACTGAACGTATTAATCAATATGAATTCGTTGAAAATCAAGACTTTGTTTGCTTCCCAATTTTGGGAAGCAAAGGCAGAGGCGGTCACAATCGTAAAGAATACCATGTTACTTTAGACATGGCGAAAGAACTTGCCATGGTCGAACGTAATGAAAAGGGTAAACAAGCCCGTCAGTATTTCATTGAGTGTGAACGGAAAGCAAAACAGCCTTTAGACCTCGTCAGTGCTTTGCAGAATCCTCTTACAATTAGACAGCTTCTTTTACCTATTGACAATGTTGCAGAAGTATTTGTATATGCGAATCAGGTGCTTCAAAAACACCTTAAAATACCAAGCGGATTGATTGCCGAAATAATCAGTCTTCCGCACATATTAAAGACTTTGACTCATTATATGCGTGTAGCGTATAGTGGCCTCGTCGGGTGTAGTTATGCAATACAATACCCTTTATGGGGAAAGCATAACGACGGACTTGGTACCGTGTTTTTGAGCACCCGGCACTCTTTTTGAGTGTCAATCAAAAACGTTTATTACCAAGGAGTTCATTATGAATACTCTCATAACAATATCAGAACAGACTGTTGGGCAGGAAACTGTTCAAACGGTCAACGCACGTGAGTTGCATGTGTTTTTGGAAGTCGGTAAAAAGTTTGCGGATTGGATTAAAGATCGTATTACCAAGTATAGTTTTGTAGAAAACCAGGATTATATAGTTTTCCCCAATTTTGGGGAAAACCTCCAAGGTAGCCGTCCTTCTAAGGATTACGCTATTACTTTAGATATGGCAAAAGAGCTTTCTATGGTTGAGAACAACAAGAAAGGTAAACAAGCTCGTCAGTATTTCATCGAATGCGAACGAAAAGCAAAACAGCCTTTAGACCTCGTAAGTGCTTTGCAGAATCCTCTCGCAATTAGACAACTGCTTTTAGAGAGCATTACACAATTGGAGGATTTAAGAACTGAGGTTAAAACACTTAAACCAAAAGCAGAAGCACTTGAAAGTTTAAAACGCTCTGACGGTCTGTTTGCTTTATATGAAGCTGCAAAAATGTTAGATGTACGTCCCACAGATTTTACTAAGCACTTACAGTTTCATAAGTGGGCTTATCGTAACTTTCCGGGTGGGCCTTTGTTACCTTGTCAGGATAAAATCAATAGAGGATTAATGGATTGTGTAATCCACCCCATTCAAAAATCAGACGGAACAAAAATGAGCGTTTCCAGTGCAAAAATCACAGTCAAAGGATTGGCATGCCTAAGAGAACAATTTCATGGAGGTGTGCAATGAGTAGTAACAGTGTCGACTTTTTATGTGATTTATGGATATCCTTGCTTTAGTTTGAAAGTTATGAAAATGGTGATGAAGAGGATTGTATCGCTCTAGTTCAGACTATGGATACAATAGAAAAAGCTTTAATTGCAAAGCTTCAAAAAGAAACTCCAGATACTCTCAAGATACTGGCAGTTCTTACAGGTTTTGGCGATTCAGAACTTCCCCGAACATTGGATCCTTTGTTGAAAGCTTATAGTCCATGTTCGGATGGAGTATCTTATCAGCTATAAAAATAAACCACACTCCCCTTCCCATCTTTAAAGGTGGGGAGAGGTTAAGCTGCATCCTTGATTGTGATAATCACTTGTTTACCAAGAACGGCCAGTGCTTGTTCTAATGTTTGAAGTTTAGTCGGATAGTTTAGATCAAGAATGCGTCGTGCTTCTGTTTCTTTTTTGCCGAGACGGTTGGCTAATTCTGTTTTTGTAATATTAGCTTCATTAAAAGCTTCTATCACTGCCAATTTAAGAGCATTCCATGCATTCACTGTTACTGCCACTAAGTTTTTATACCGCTGTGGTGTAGGTAAAGGCAATCCACGCATAGTATAACTACGCAATGCCAACCCTAAAGCTTCAACCGCATGTTCTAGCGCTTCAGCACGATTTTTACCAGCTGTGATTGCCTCAGGTACATCCGGAAAGGTTACTACAAAACCGCCATCTGGATCGGCTTCTAATTTTGCTTGATAAATATATTCCATTTTAGACCTCTCTATTATTACCAAACATGTTTGAAACAAAGAATTAAAAGCATTTAAGCTGTTTTACACTCCTAACTGCTTTTTTATTATTTTCACATAAAGTGGCGTCAACTCACCAGATTTGATAACAGTTGTCTTATCTCCAAAAGTCACTAAACAATGTGAGCTTTTACCCGCATCAAGAGCTTCTCGTTTCATTTAGTCCCTCTTTAATTCTCAATACAATTTATATCGCATAAAAAAGTTCGATAGTCAACAATAAAACAAACAAAAAAGTTCGAATTTATATTGATAAAAGGTAACTAAAATTACTGTACGCTCACAATAATCAAATTTTCTAACAAGATGGAGAGAGGATCTTTAAGCTTTTTCTAAAGATGATCTGTTTGTTCAAAAGGCGCAATATGCAGAATCGGGTTACTCTGTCGTGCTTGCCATAAATCGTGTTTTTGTTGCAGTTTAAGCCAAAATTCTGCATCATTTAAACCGGCCCTTTCTAACCGTAAGGCTAGATTAATGCTGATTGCTGCATTGCAGTTTAAAACGCGCGATAAAGTTAAACGGGCAACACCGAGACGATTTGCAGCTTCTGTTACTGTCAATTTTAGTTCATCAAGCAATTCTTCTTTTAAAATGCCACCTGGGTGCGGAGGATTGTACATCATAATAACACCTCAAAAATCAATGATAGTCTTGATAATCAACAAGTTCAACGTCTGTTCCAATGAAACGAAAAGTAACACGCCAATTTGCATTGACACGCATTGACCAATAATCCTTTAATTCTCCTGTCAATTTATGAAGACGATATGATTTAATCTTCATTTGCTCAGGAGAAGATATTGTATCTAAAATCACCAAAATATTTGCTAGTTTTTGAGCATGTGCAGGTTGTATACCTTTGCATACCCCTCTTTCAAAGAATAATTTTAACCCCTTATGCTTAAAACTAACGATTGCCATAATTTACCTTTTGATACTTGGCACGATACACGATGCACTTTTGTAAATCAAGCATTTATTTTGTTTAGTCAGATATGTTTTATATTAAATATCCACTGAGGTAGTTTTGAGAGAGCGAGTGCAATTTGTCCTCTGTGACACATGGTTACATTTTCTTCAAAACAGGTAATTGCAATGCGTTTTCTGTCTAAGAACAACTGATATAGTTTTTCTATTTCAAAAGAATTATCTTTAAGAGTTGTATTGTTATAGTCTTGAAAAAGACACTCATAATCTCTTTGCGTTTTCAAATCTTGACGCTTTTCAGAAATAATACCCAGCTCTGGAATATGCCTATATTCAATACCCAATGCATTTACGATTTTAGATAATTGTGTTTTAGAAAACCCATATTTGCGACTTAACGGATTTTTACGAACATCACACAAAGTTTTGATATTATTTTTGATAAGACGATTGAGATAATTTTCAAAAGACTTCCCCTCATATCCAATGGTAAAGAAACAAAAGGTCTCATCCTTTGGTCGAAATGTATCAATTTTTTCTAAGTCTTTTTTCTCCATAATCTTATTTGCTATACAACTGTTGATAGCAAAATATGGATAGTTTTTGTAGACATACCGAATAAGTTCATCACCCTTGAGATTGCTAAATTTTTCAACAAATGAAGAAATTTTCTCTTGTGTAGCAAATTCAATATCAGAACTATAATCACTTTCCAGTGATGTAAGCTGCCAATCATTTTCGTTGGCAAGTATTCCTAATTCTATAAGCTTGCGTTTGTCAGCATAAGATTGAAAAGAAAAACAACCATATTTGTAAGGCACAAACTCATAACTTTGTTTTTCTTCCCATTGCGTAAATAAAAATAAGTACTCTTGAAAATCTGTCTTTGAAAGGCGTCCTCCAAATTCTTGAAGGAAAGCTAACAATAGTTTTTGCCGTTTGAATAGAGTCTTACCTTTTACTGTTTTCATAGTATTATTTCTGTATCTGATCGATGTAGATAAATTTGAAAAACCACTCAAATTCTAACAAATGCGCTGGTTTATGATTGCTTGGTATCAAGTCAGTAAAATTATATCACAAAACAGCATTTATGCACTGATAAAATCACCAATAAACTGTTTATTTTCAATTATTTATGCTGTTTTTTCTTTGGAAAAATGGACTATGTTATGCTATAGTAAAAATAGCTTTTCATATCCGTATTTCATTTCAATTATTTTCCTTAGAAAAGATATAAAACATGCTTAATAAAGTAATTTTAATCGGCTATTTGGGTGCCGATCCAGAAAGCAGAACAATGCCATCTGGAGTAGAAGTGGCCAATTTTCGTATAGGCACTTCTCAAAGCTATGTAGATAAAACAACTTCTCAAAGAATAAATAAAACAGAATGGCATTCTATTGTGATTTTTAATCCGCATCTTGCAAAGATTGCGCTTCAGTATCTGGGCAAAGGTTCCAAAGTTTACATTGAAGGTCAATTACAAACACGTAAATGGCAAGATAAAAGCGGGCAAACACACTACACAACAGAAATTGTCTTACCGCAATATAAAGGTGAGTTAAAAATCCTTAATAGTGCTCAAAAGTCTGATTCTGACATGGCTACTCAAGAGCAAGCGGTGGCATGGGAGAATAGTAGGCAGGAGCAATATTTAGAAACGACTTTGAATGACAGAATCCCGTTTTAATCAGAGGTTTTCTTATGAAGAAACGAAAGAAACGGGGAAGACCTAGAATAGCCGGTCAAATAAAAGAACTCAATGGACGTATCTCGCGTGCAAAAACGCCTGATAAGTCTTTGTATCAACAGACACTTGAAATGCGTGCCAAGCGTTATGGAGCGAGTATTCAAGATGCGAAAAACCCGCTTATGGGTACTTATGTAGGGCGGTTATATTTATTGGAAAAAAAGATTAATCAAGATCAGTACGATGCATCACAGCAGTATATTCAAGTGCGAAACAATTATCGGTGTGCGAAAGGATTACCAGGGGCTATTTATGATGAAATGCCAACATCTTCTGATGATAGCGAAAGGAACAAGTGGGTTGAAGTAACAACTGATCGCTATAAAGCTATGCAAGAGGTTATTAGAGAAGCACAAGTTTTGCATCGTCGGTATAATCTTCATGATGCATTAGAGCATCTGGTTATTGAAGACCAATCACTGGAACATCTTGTCAGTTCTCTACGCATCGCTCTGAATGCTCTTCATAAATACTTCGGTCGTTAATTAAAGAGTTGACATCAGATTTAAAATTAATAAAATGTGTATATATTTACACATTATGAGTATATAAAATGGAACAAGATAGCCGAAAAATCATTGCAAAATTAAAGTGTGACGGCTTTGAACTTGTTAAAGTAAAAGGTTCTCATCATAAATTTAAAAAAAATGGTCAAGTAATTATCGTTCCCCATCCTAAAAAAGACTTGCCAATTGGTACAGCGCGTTCCATTGCACAACAAGCGGGCTGGTTAAAAAAAGGAAAAGAAGAATGAAAAGATTTTTTGCTCTTGTTCACAAGGATGAAAATTCTGCTTTTGGTGTTCAGTTTCCTGATTTTAAAGGACTATTTTCTGCTGCCGATCAGGAAGAAAATCTTATTGCTAATGCAACAGAAGCTCTTCAATTATATTGCGAAGAAATGGATAAATTGCCAACTCCTTTAAAATTTGAAGAAGTGATACAGAAAGAAACTATCAAAATAGCTTTGTCGGAAGGAGCTTTTTTAATACAAGTTCCATTTATTGAAAATGATTCAGAAGTGGTGCGTATGAATATATCAATTGAACGAGGGCTCTTGCGTGCAATTGATGATTGTGCACAAGAAAGAGGCTTAACACGATCTGCCTTTTTAGCAACGGCAGCACGTCATGAGCTTAATATTTGAGTCATCAGATGTAATGAGAAAATTTACAACTTTTCTTCTACGACCATTTACACTTAACAAATACCATATTTAGTTTGATTGAAATAAAAAATACCAGATTGTGATTTTTTTAGTTGACATGGGGATATAAATAGTATTTAATAGCGCTACTGCACGTGTTTTTGTGCGCCCAAAATTACAGAATCATGTAATTTTTTCTTGTTGTTAAAGTTTCTGAAAGCCCTGTGAATGCAGGGTTTTTTATTAAACAACTCAAATTTAGTCACTCCTATTTATTGACATACACTTATTAACCTCACTCTTCTTTCCTCCTGAGAGTGAGGTTTTTTTATATCTCAGTTTCTCCAAAGGAATAACCCATGGAAAAAGTACAAGTAGTCATCACAAGACCTATGTGTGTTCTTGGTGACAACAAAGCCACCGTTCGTTTTGAGCCTTCCACAAAAAGTAATCCATTCGTTGAGGTTTCTTATCAGGTTTATGATCGTCTCAAACGCGCAGGTGCTGCTAAGCTTTATCAACAATGGCTATCACAAACCGTCAATGAAAAACCTAAACCTAATGAGCAAGAGGTTTCTATAGATATAGATGTAAACACTCAAGAGGTTACACAGGTCGTTGAGCAAATTACACAAACATCTATAGAGTCTGACAAACAATCTCAAAAAGAGCTTAATGAGCAAGAAGTCTCTGTAGATGTAAACACTCAAGATGTTGAGCAAACATCAGTAGAATCTAGTGAACAGTCTGCAAAAGCAAAAACTTCTAAATCCTCGACGCGTACGACTAAAAAGGCTTAAACTGTGAAGTCAAATAGCCATGCAAAGCAAGTTGAACGCTTTGCTGAAACTGTTAAAAATTATATCACGCGCTTAACAAGCATTTTAGCAGAGCCAGATACTGAAGTACGACAAGCTTTTGACAGTTTTTTAGCAAAATTACGTGATGATTTAAATAACACGACCACAGAAGGCGATGCGATTGAAATGCTTGCACAACATATTATCATGCTTCCTGTATTTAAATTGTTGTTTGAAGAATACCAGTTTACTCGTGAAAATCCTGTGTCACGTGCTATACAGCGTGTGCTTGATGCGCTTAAAGAAGCTAACTTTGAGCAAGAATCTAAAGATCTTGAGAGCTTTTACGCTGGTGTAAAATTACAGGCCTGTGGACTTACTGATCCACAAGAAAAGCAAAAATTGATTTTAGAGATTTATGAAAAGTTTTTTCGTTGTGCTTTTCCACTCACTGCTCAAAAACTAGGTATTGTCTATACTCCCATTGAGGTTGTAGATTTTATTATTAATTCAGTCAATGAGGTATTACAAACTGAATTTGGCAAAACACTTGGTTCACCTGGTGTTGAGATTATGGACCCGTTTACGGGAACGGGAACTTTTATCACACGGCTTTTACAATCTGGTCTGATTAAAAAAGAGGAGATGGAATATAAATTCCGTCATGAGATTTATGCCAATGAAATAGTACCATTAGCATACTATATCGCGGGCATTAATATTGAAGCCACATACCATAGCATTATGGGTGGAGATTATGTACCATTCGAGGGGATTTGCTTAACCGATACATTCCAGCTTTATGAGCAGGGAAAAGATCAGATGAGTGATTTGAATAAAGCAAAACAGTAAATGTCAGTCACGTCAGGAAAAACAAGATATTTGTGTTATTGTTAGTAACCCACCCTATTCTGTCGGGCAAAAGAGTGAAAATGACAATGCGAAGAATCTTAGTTATCCTAAATTAGATAATTATATCCATGAAACTTATATAGCTCAATCTAAAGCAATTTGTTTACGATCGCTTTATGATAGTTATATCCGTGCAATTCGTTGGGCAAGTGATCACATAAAAGACTGTGGTGTCATTGGTTTTGTTACAAATGCAGGTTTCATTAATGCACGTTCCATGGATGGCTTACGAAAATGTCTGAGTGAAGAGTTCTCGAGTATTTATGTATTTAATTTACGGGGGGATAAACGCAAAGATATGATGAGTAAAGGACGTGCTCAAGAAGGTCAGAATGTTTTTGGCAGTGGAAGCATGACAGGTATTGCCATAACAATTCTTATCAAAAATCCAGAAGTGCAAGAGCGTGGAAAAATTTATTATTACGACATTGGTAATAATCTCACGAGAAAAGAGAAACTTTCTGAAGTTCAGCGTTTTGGCAGTATTGGCGGCATCAAGCGTGAACATGGTTGGCAAGTGATTACACCAGATGAGCATGGTGATTGGCTTAATCAACGCAACAGTGATTTTGAAAAATTAC from Bartonella sp. WD16.2 encodes the following:
- a CDS encoding type ISP restriction/modification enzyme → MMSKGRAQEGQNVFGSGSMTGIAITILIKNPEVQERGKIYYYDIGNNLTRKEKLSEVQRFGSIGGIKREHGWQVITPDEHGDWLNQRNSDFEKLLALGDRKGSSIKLFEIFSGGIVTNRNAWAYNSSREALVKNMSNMITFYNSEVERFNAAFPL
- a CDS encoding type II toxin-antitoxin system HicB family antitoxin, translated to MKRFFALVHKDENSAFGVQFPDFKGLFSAADQEENLIANATEALQLYCEEMDKLPTPLKFEEVIQKETIKIALSEGAFLIQVPFIENDSEVVRMNISIERGLLRAIDDCAQERGLTRSAFLATAARHELNI
- a CDS encoding type II toxin-antitoxin system HicB family antitoxin, which gives rise to MEYIYQAKLEADPDGGFVVTFPDVPEAITAGKNRAEALEHAVEALGLALRSYTMRGLPLPTPQRYKNLVAVTVNAWNALKLAVIEAFNEANITKTELANRLGKKETEARRILDLNYPTKLQTLEQALAVLGKQVIITIKDAA
- a CDS encoding HigA family addiction module antitoxin: MMYNPPHPGGILKEELLDELKLTVTEAANRLGVARLTLSRVLNCNAAISINLALRLERAGLNDAEFWLKLQQKHDLWQARQSNPILHIAPFEQTDHL
- a CDS encoding DUF488 domain-containing protein codes for the protein MKTVKGKTLFKRQKLLLAFLQEFGGRLSKTDFQEYLFLFTQWEEKQSYEFVPYKYGCFSFQSYADKRKLIELGILANENDWQLTSLESDYSSDIEFATQEKISSFVEKFSNLKGDELIRYVYKNYPYFAINSCIANKIMEKKDLEKIDTFRPKDETFCFFTIGYEGKSFENYLNRLIKNNIKTLCDVRKNPLSRKYGFSKTQLSKIVNALGIEYRHIPELGIISEKRQDLKTQRDYECLFQDYNNTTLKDNSFEIEKLYQLFLDRKRIAITCFEENVTMCHRGQIALALSKLPQWIFNIKHI
- a CDS encoding antA/AntB antirepressor family protein is translated as MNTLITISEQVIDQETVQTVNARELHAFLEVTSKFADWITERINQYEFVENQDFVCFPILGSKGRGGHNRKEYHVTLDMAKELAMVERNEKGKQARQYFIECERKAKQPLDLVSALQNPLTIRQLLLPIDNVAEVFVYANQVLQKHLKIPSGLIAEIISLPHILKTLTHYMRVAYSGLVGCSYAIQYPLWGKHNDGLGTVFLSTRHSF
- a CDS encoding type II toxin-antitoxin system RelE/ParE family toxin, with amino-acid sequence MAIVSFKHKGLKLFFERGVCKGIQPAHAQKLANILVILDTISSPEQMKIKSYRLHKLTGELKDYWSMRVNANWRVTFRFIGTDVELVDYQDYH
- the ssb gene encoding single-stranded DNA-binding protein — its product is MLNKVILIGYLGADPESRTMPSGVEVANFRIGTSQSYVDKTTSQRINKTEWHSIVIFNPHLAKIALQYLGKGSKVYIEGQLQTRKWQDKSGQTHYTTEIVLPQYKGELKILNSAQKSDSDMATQEQAVAWENSRQEQYLETTLNDRIPF
- a CDS encoding N-6 DNA methylase — its product is MKSNSHAKQVERFAETVKNYITRLTSILAEPDTEVRQAFDSFLAKLRDDLNNTTTEGDAIEMLAQHIIMLPVFKLLFEEYQFTRENPVSRAIQRVLDALKEANFEQESKDLESFYAGVKLQACGLTDPQEKQKLILEIYEKFFRCAFPLTAQKLGIVYTPIEVVDFIINSVNEVLQTEFGKTLGSPGVEIMDPFTGTGTFITRLLQSGLIKKEEMEYKFRHEIYANEIVPLAYYIAGINIEATYHSIMGGDYVPFEGICLTDTFQLYEQGKDQMSDLNKAKQ
- a CDS encoding antA/AntB antirepressor family protein encodes the protein MNTLITISEQTVGQETVQTVNARELHVFLEVGKKFADWIKDRITKYSFVENQDYIVFPNFGENLQGSRPSKDYAITLDMAKELSMVENNKKGKQARQYFIECERKAKQPLDLVSALQNPLAIRQLLLESITQLEDLRTEVKTLKPKAEALESLKRSDGLFALYEAAKMLDVRPTDFTKHLQFHKWAYRNFPGGPLLPCQDKINRGLMDCVIHPIQKSDGTKMSVSSAKITVKGLACLREQFHGGVQ
- a CDS encoding type II toxin-antitoxin system HicA family toxin produces the protein MEQDSRKIIAKLKCDGFELVKVKGSHHKFKKNGQVIIVPHPKKDLPIGTARSIAQQAGWLKKGKEE